AACTTTGGGTAGTTAGCCTTTATATGACCAATGTCTCCACAATGATAGCAACCATAAAACCCCGAGCTTGCACTGACCTGAATGTTGCCGCTTACATGTTCCACAAAGACCTTGTTGGTGTGACTGTTGCTCAACGTGATCTGGCTATGTGAGGATGGTGTCCTAAAATTTTGATTCTGGCGAGACTTATTTCCATAACTCTGAGTACGTCTGAAGGAAGACCCACCACCTGACTGATGACTGGACTGAGCTAGTGCTAATAACTCCTTATTAGAGGAATCCCTTCTACCTCCGCTGGATGTACCATTAAACCTGCCCGATGTTCGGGCTTTCTTGCTATGCTTTTTTTCTTCTGTCCTTTGTTGTTTGTCTTTTTCTAAGTGCTTGGCGAATCCCACAACATAGGAGAAAGCTGTCATTCCTACCGCTACAGCTGATGTCGTATCCTTAATGTGGTAATCCAAACCGCCAACAAACCTGCGAATCTTTGTTTTTTCTGTCTTAACCATGAGGATCATGATTAGCTAACCTTATGAATTCCATGTAGTACTCTTGCACACTTTTATTCATTTGCTTGAGTTGTTCGAACTCTGTAGCCTTAGCTTCCCTATCCTCTTCTGGGATAAAGTTAGCCATGAAGGCCTCTTCAAAATTCTTCCCAAGTAGGTGGAAcatcatcttcatctctttccttttcccatatctcaaaCCAAGTGCCAGCCACATCTCTAAGCTGGTAAGCAGCCAGCTCCACAACttcatcatcaaatgctttcatcacTCGGAGGGCTTTCTTGACACCTTACAGCCACAACATTGGATCTTCATCAACTATAGAACCATGGAACACTAGAGGattcaacttcaaaaattcaatcaCTCTTGAGGACTCGAAATTGTTCTGTCTATTTGATTGAGGTGGAATCTCATCTCTTCTCTCGTTCTGGTTGGCCATGAAGGCTTTAAACATCTCCATAGCGCTGTTGACTGCATTAAACATCTGCCCCACCTCTGGGGATATAGTTGTCTGAGTCGGAGCTACTGTTGGGGGAGGCACTGGATCCTGAGGTACTTGCTCATCATTATCCACCCCTTCTTCACGTTCAACTCGGGGTACTTGGACCCTTTTTGCCGATCTACCCTTCTTTTTCTGAGTTAAAGCCTTCTTAGTTCTACCTTGAGCCACAATGGTAGCAATAGTTTCTTGAGCAGCATCCTGAGTGTCGGTGTCAGAGTTCCGAGTACGAGCCATTTATGCGAGTTTTGGAAAAACGAATATATTAGATAATTTTTTATAGGTAGgatctactgcacgatctaaagtatgaaaaaatgagatttttcctaaatgcttgtagcctcctgtttataggTATGCCGCGCttcatacccataaacaagactctactaacacTGCTTCATAGACCCTTAGGACTTTATAAAcctgaggctttgataccaagtttgtcacgacacATTTTCTAAACAAGTCGGGaccggcactcgatcactaaacatgaccgagcgaaccatctctacttatcaaatctattataactccaaactttatatgcaacaaggcaatactctactcaaatacttttgattaatttaaatatttaaataaatcaactccaaaactttattcatagTAACTACTGAGTTACTGTCAATTTATTATCAAAAATATCCGAATCTTAGCCcaacgactatgtctatgaagcctctactgataaactgacgcactgctcaggatATGAGATTTTCTGGCCAGCTCTATaactaaacaaagaaataacCAAATAAAGATAactctaaggaatactccacgaacaaaagcggagctcatcAATAGTAGtggaagagaaggaagtcctaaccagtagcctgctcgcctgcaaaaccggttcctacgttgtaccgcaggccaacgtaggttcccaaaagagaacgtcagtaccatacattgtactcagtgagtctcaacaacagggggcggaactttaataacatatacattacgagcaaatgttctaaatgcatgtaaaacattaagcttataagaataattctaaaataattgcataatagcagtttgtgaatattctaaaagaaattcttttctttttatttcttataaaaaaatacttcactttatacattgggagttccaactatcctgacctGTTTCTATCTTAGTCATCGTGTGATCGGCatgggttcgatcccaacctgattgAATAGGCTCAATCCACGAGGTGTCACTCACTTCATGGTTCTCAGAACTCATGCATCATACCTTAGCTTAGCTAAGaaaattctcagcaacgagaccctcggctcgcgtgctccctactttggcacaagtagtttcaggaagtcaacgtcttggtcaggaccctcggcctggacgatgaccccttctcagaataaagaatacttccaaaaatcttttctttctaaagcttcttcttgtgacttttcaagtctaaatcttttctgGAACATCCAATACATACTCTTACTAGTATCCTTAAATGTAGAGCTTTTTAATTGATGCACACTTGTCTATACAATTTGTATATTATGTTTATGCATATAATACCCACAGATACATGTAATGTTGTGCTTATATTATTAAGCAATAGTATTACTTGTTATATTTTGTGTTTTCCACTAGTTAAAGATAATAGAAAAGAGTGGCGATGATAGTATAATAGTGCATTATTTACAACTATTTCAATTAAATGGAATTTTAGCACATGTTGTAATCTGTTATAGTATTAGTTTCCATCTCATTTGATAAGTGGACTTTCATCATCAATTCTTTTTCTTCTACTCAACTATATTATTGAGAAATACTTCTGTAATGATCTCCACTTCAAGTACATCGATTAATGGCTGATTTAGGTCATAGGTATCCAAGTTTGACATCCTTAAATACTAATTTTCTAATAACCAGACCATTGCTTATTCCAAATAGTAGTATAAACTTATCTGGTTTAAAGCTCGGACTTAGatgaaataaacatctaaaaaaatttctaaagattcttgcttcttcataaattttcaacatgaaaatagcatataagaataatacaaaaatctgaaaatttatgcacatatatcataataaattatctaaacttttgctagaacaattctaTGTTAATAAGTACTCATTCGCTCCAATTAAGTAAATATAAgctcttttaagcaattcatcaaacaccttgtatgtgtgtttttgtgagttaaaccactttaaaAAGGGGTTATATCAACTCATCTCAATACTTCTCGAGTTAATACGTAGGCCCCAGTCCAATTGACGTCagtcaaacaatcgattctacaacaaccagtgcattttaatcaattttaaaatttCACACCTAAACATGGAATTTACTATTGATATAGAGGAAATATGAAATTTTACATACCTGTGTTCAAGAACTAATTATTTGTAAGGAAGCCTAGAATTTTCGTGTTGTCTACGTGAAGTAGTTCGCTGGATTTGCTGCCTCTATATGGTTCTGTTTGCAAGAAGGAACAGAAGGCTTTCTCTGTTTTTTTTCGTACCAAGGATTTCAATCATTTTTGGGTTCCAACAGCCCTTTATGAGCTTTTCGATTTGGTCCcctattttcttgttttattgcttctttttttttggtttgttttgttttcacttaactaataattaatgatacccacctttaataattaaaaatattaaattattaatattcctctaattgtatatccaattatttatAGAAAAGTAACTCAAAAATCAATCACGGGGGTTTAAATCCGTAATAGAAGTATATTtttaagataaaaaaaattaaattctatattttAATGTAtgttgaaacttttataaatttgaggagcGTTATATTTGTATTAAATACGCATCTGTCCCGCACATATCCAACCCAACCTGCACGTTTGCCACCCCTACATACAATGCATCAACGACAATAATTAAGCCCATTAAAGCTTAAAAAACAGTAGATCAATAAGCTCATAAGCACTAGTGCCGGTCTTCTCCGAAACAAGTATACAAGTTACAGAGGGAAAATACAAAAATTTAGGAGATGTAGCTCCAAATTAAATCCGAAAGGCATGAAGATTAACCTCACATGATAGTGCATGCATGTGGGTTGTCATCGCTGAAAAGAGAAGCAACAGCTTCATCTGAAGCCACGGCAACTGAATAAACTGCAGGAGTGTGGAAGAAAGTATGTACACTTGGTGCTGCAACATTTCGAGATGTGTCGTAGTAATGGCTGATGATGTGATTTGGGTATTGATAAAATGAAGTAAAATGTGAGTACCCAACTGGATAGGGCCATGGCTCTGCTGCTTTCCCTGCTCGCTTTATTGCCTTTAGCACCTTCTTCTCTTCCAATCCGTAGCCTCTAACTGTAACTTTCTGCGTCTCCATATCAATGTCTATATCGTCTACTCCTGAAATTTCATCtcaagaaataagaaaaatatacACGATGATGTTTTTGTGTAATAGCTGTCCCTTCAAATTAAAGTGCCGTACAGCCAGCTTATGCATATCATGACAATTTGACCATACACGTGTTTATTACGACCAACACAAATACTGAATAACTCTACCTATGAAAGCTTAAGCAAATCGAAAGAAATAATCACCTagtgtcttttttttttgtttctataTGGATTTGTTCAAATTATGTATTCAACATAAAGTCAATTATGTGGGAAATCTCTCATAGGCATGTGATATGTACTAATCCTGTCATGTTTTCATTTAATTTGAAACTACCATGCTTATTGGACTTGACATAGTTGTTGGCCCCGTTTGCTTTTCAATGTAATCCAGTTTGGTGTTGTGTATGATTTATTATTCTTTGGTTGTTGCGACCTTTTTCAGTCTTTCTCCTTGACCACATATCTATGTAAAAAAGTGCAACTATATGTGTTTGGCCACACTAGGACTAAAGATATAGAGTATAAAGTTAATGGAGTGAGATACAACCGCAATTGTTGGATAATTCTCGTTTTATCCCATGATGATATGTGGGAAAGAATCCAATGACAAGGCAGTCCATACTTCCTTGCTAAAGGAGACATTCCAAACCTGTACTATCAAAACCTTAATATCATTCTAGTAATgaaattttgttttctttttcttttcatactAACATTTTGCTATGGTACGGAAATCATGAGGCATGGGGGCAATACTAAGGGAAGCCTGATCAGTATCTAGGAAATAAGACTGCAGCATCATTTGGAACTCCAAACATTCAAAACAAGGTTAAACGCGCAGCTAAATGGCTGCAATTTCTCTGTACATTCTTTGATGTCAGTTCAAATCTCACCAaaggttttttcttttcttgttattTAAGGTCGCTCTTCTTCCAAAAGtatgaaaaaacaaaagaaaaaaaagaacgaaaaaattccaaaattaattcaccCAAAGAACAGGGGTCACGGGTCAACTTCAAGAGTCGCGATTGAGAAGAGACGGCCCTGCTACTCTTCAGTCAACACTATCTATTCCACCAtagcaatttttatttttgtttctaataaATAATTCTACTGATTGTGTATAACAGTTAGAAAGTAGGAAACATTTTCTTTGAGATATCAATATTATTATTCTTTTGTTAATTTGTACCTAGAACCAACTTAATCTTATCCATATATATACAA
This sequence is a window from Nicotiana sylvestris chromosome 3, ASM39365v2, whole genome shotgun sequence. Protein-coding genes within it:
- the LOC104240597 gene encoding heavy metal-associated isoprenylated plant protein 31 isoform X2, producing MSMVEVRVPNLDCEGCANKLRKALFKLKGVDDIDIDMETQKVTVRGYGLEEKKVLKAIKRAGKAAEPWPYPVGYSHFTSFYQYPNHIISHYYDTSRNVAAPSVHTFFHTPAVYSVAVASDEAVASLFSDDNPHACTIM
- the LOC104240597 gene encoding heavy metal-associated isoprenylated plant protein 31 isoform X1, with product MLQMVEVRVPNLDCEGCANKLRKALFKLKGVDDIDIDMETQKVTVRGYGLEEKKVLKAIKRAGKAAEPWPYPVGYSHFTSFYQYPNHIISHYYDTSRNVAAPSVHTFFHTPAVYSVAVASDEAVASLFSDDNPHACTIM